The window CGGGGAGAATTTCAGGTCCATTGCTGAGAACAAAGGCTGTTTCCATAGCCCTTCGCAGTTCCCGGACATTCCCAGGCCATGCGTATTTTTTCATAATATCACAGGTTTCAGGGGGCATCGTCTTGGTGGGCAGTTTGTCACGACTGGCCAGAACATGGAGAAAGTTCTGCGCCAGAATCAGCACATCATTTCCTCTGTCTTTGAGAGGCGGGAGTCTAATTTCAAGACCTCTGAGGCGATAGAAAACATCTTCACGGAAAACTCCTTCTTTTACCGCTTCCCCCAAATCACGTTTTGTCGTGGCAATCACCCGGACATCAACCGGAATTTCCTCAACGCCTCCCACGCGTTGGATATAGCCTTCCTGCAGGACTCGCAGGAGTTTGACCTGAATATCCATAGGCAGATCATCCACATCATCCAGCAGGATTGTTCCCCCGCTGGCTCTTTCAAAACTGCCCTTTCTTTTTTGGAGTGCTCCTGTGAAAGAACCTTTTTCATGACCGAATAACTCGCTTTCCGCCAATTCTTTGGGAATGGCACCGCAGGCGACCGCGACAAAAGGATGGTCGCCTCGGCCACTTTTCTGATGAAGCGCTCGTGAGACCATTTCCTTGCCAGTTCCTGTTCTTCCAGTGATCAAGACAGGAACCATGTTGTGGGCGAAGGTCTGGATACGTTCATAAACATTTTTCATCTGGGGAGAATCCCCAATCAAGCCGCAAAATGTTTGTGATTCCTTGAGTACGGCTCTTAATTCGGTAACTTCACGACGTGTACTCCGGATCTCCTGCAATTTTTTGATACGGATGGACAATTCTTCATAACGGAAGGGCTTGGTCAAAAAATCAGCGGCTCCATCCTGCATGGCTTTTACCGCTGTTCCAACGGTACCAAACGCGGTGATCAGTATAACATCCACTTCAGGATATCCTTCTTTTATTTTTTGCAGGAGTTCCAGACCATCGATATTGGGCATCCGGATATCGCTCACGACAATGTCCCAAGGGTCTTTTTCCAGCAGTTCCAGCACTTTAAAACCATTATCCACGGCCTCACTGATGAAACCTTCATCACGAAGTTGCTGCATGGTGGCAATCCGACTGATTTTTTCGTCATCAACCACAATAATTTTCATTGGTTCAACCATTTTGAAACACCTCCTCATAAGTGTTGTCAAACCGGGCCGGGAGAAACATACGAATGGTAACGCCCTTCCCTTGAATACTTTCCAGAGTCATTTCTCCGCCATGATCTTCAACAATCCGCTTTGTGATTGCCAGTCCCAGACCTGTTCCCTCACCCACGGGTTTGGTTGTAAAAAATGGATCAAGAACTTTTGACAGGTATTCTGTGGGAATACCTACTCCCGTGTCTGTGATTTTAATAACAATGCCATCTGAAGGGGTACTGATTGACAGAACCTCGATGTTAATTTCCCCCCCCCGAGAACAGGCATCAATAGAATTGTTGACCAGATTGATGATCGCTTCCGCCAAATGATCCGCATCCAGCATCATATCCGGGACAGGATCAAGTCTGGTATGTATTTTGACCTTAAAATCTCTTGCCCTGACTTCCACAAATTTAAGAACATCCTTAATCAGCAAGTCCAGATTTGTCAGGGTTTTATTGAGAGGGGCATTCCTGGCTAATCTCAGCAACCTTCCGGCAATACGTCCAATCCGTTCCAGTGCTTCAATAATAAGATCCATCATTTCATAATAGCCGGAATCCAGGGTGGTCTTCTTTTTTAATAATTCGGCGCAGTTGATTGCCCCATGAACCGGGTTTCTGATACTATGGGCCACTCCGGCGGAAATTTCACCAACACGAGCCAGTTGTTCCCTTGAAACCGATATTCGCTCCTGTTCAAGTCGGACAATGGCCATTGCCAAAACGTTACTGACAGATTGAAGAAAAAAACCATCACTGTCACTGAAACGGCAAAATCGTTGAGTATGAATGACCAGGACACCAAAATGACCATGGGATTTTTGCAGGGAAACACTCATTCCGCAGTTAAATCCGTGCTCATAAAATATGGGCGGAATTTTGAATTTGGGTTCCTGATACTCTGCGTCAATAATGACAGGTTCAATCGCATTACAAGTCACATCCAGCAACCCTCCGGGAGTGTTATCTAATTTTATCAGATCGGTAACCCCATCATTCTGCCACCCTCTAACCGCCTTAAAAATATAGGCGTTGTCTGAAGGTTGAAATTCCAGAAACGAACAATATTCCGTGTTGAGTGTTTTTGAAACAATATTCATGGCATCATCCAACAACGTCATGAAATTTCTGGTCGTGAGAGCTTTCTGACTCAGTTCCATCAACGCGCTCTGTTGTTTTACCCGGATATTGCGCTCGTCTTCAGCCTGTTTTCTCTCGGTGATATCCCGGTAAATCCCTGTAAAAAACGACTTTTGTTCCCGGACATATTCACCGAATGATATTTCCATTGGAAACGGAATTCCATCTTTGCGCAATCCGTCAAATTCCCAGACGCTCCAGACAGGGTTACTCTTACCGGAATGAATATAACGTTTAATGGTTTCCAGATGAAATGAACGCATGTTTTCAGGCACAAGCATTTCAATGTTTTTGCCTATCATTTCAAAAATATGGTATCCGAAAATTTTT is drawn from SAR324 cluster bacterium and contains these coding sequences:
- a CDS encoding sigma-54-dependent Fis family transcriptional regulator, which translates into the protein MVEPMKIIVVDDEKISRIATMQQLRDEGFISEAVDNGFKVLELLEKDPWDIVVSDIRMPNIDGLELLQKIKEGYPEVDVILITAFGTVGTAVKAMQDGAADFLTKPFRYEELSIRIKKLQEIRSTRREVTELRAVLKESQTFCGLIGDSPQMKNVYERIQTFAHNMVPVLITGRTGTGKEMVSRALHQKSGRGDHPFVAVACGAIPKELAESELFGHEKGSFTGALQKRKGSFERASGGTILLDDVDDLPMDIQVKLLRVLQEGYIQRVGGVEEIPVDVRVIATTKRDLGEAVKEGVFREDVFYRLRGLEIRLPPLKDRGNDVLILAQNFLHVLASRDKLPTKTMPPETCDIMKKYAWPGNVRELRRAMETAFVLSNGPEILPDHLPEYLHDIHKENHVGASLFTLHLENCEEIVFKEMIQQFEDTLIDWGLTKAGGVQSQAADLLNLPRTTFQSKIIGRNKKD
- a CDS encoding nitrate- and nitrite sensing domain-containing protein — protein: MSIKDLKIGSKLVLMVLIPLLGLIYFTVNETIEQVQLARNMNRLEKLIGLAIRLSAVVHEIQKERGMSAGYIGSSGKDFLKQLQQQRPVTDDEITRLEKYLDTLDTNFIEGTIQSKLDEFSDVLKKRDSIRDDVLKLNISAMEEIQYYTQLNHSIFVIVGYLPRLINNSELSNMLIAYVNFMQAKENAGIERATLSNTFSQKSFGKGMYEQFISSIVAQNIFINNFLSLVPPSMISVYHSTLKGSYVDDLENMRKFSFEKRFENITIDPLKWWVVASRKIDLLKNVENVIVEDLQEKTHNLNNQNQVVFFTYATIVVSGITLTLIFFYLSVTGITQPLNALVDIANEISSGQRNVVFPEASRDETGILLIAMKQMLESIVKTERALKESESRYRLVAEGASDGLITIDEYGKIFYANRASEKIFGYHIFEMIGKNIEMLVPENMRSFHLETIKRYIHSGKSNPVWSVWEFDGLRKDGIPFPMEISFGEYVREQKSFFTGIYRDITERKQAEDERNIRVKQQSALMELSQKALTTRNFMTLLDDAMNIVSKTLNTEYCSFLEFQPSDNAYIFKAVRGWQNDGVTDLIKLDNTPGGLLDVTCNAIEPVIIDAEYQEPKFKIPPIFYEHGFNCGMSVSLQKSHGHFGVLVIHTQRFCRFSDSDGFFLQSVSNVLAMAIVRLEQERISVSREQLARVGEISAGVAHSIRNPVHGAINCAELLKKKTTLDSGYYEMMDLIIEALERIGRIAGRLLRLARNAPLNKTLTNLDLLIKDVLKFVEVRARDFKVKIHTRLDPVPDMMLDADHLAEAIINLVNNSIDACSRGGEINIEVLSISTPSDGIVIKITDTGVGIPTEYLSKVLDPFFTTKPVGEGTGLGLAITKRIVEDHGGEMTLESIQGKGVTIRMFLPARFDNTYEEVFQNG